GAATGACCTGATCAGCGGCACAATCAAGTCGCCTCTCAAGTCTCAGGGCAGGTTTCATCTGATAGCGCGTGGCCGTAGTGCAGAGCATGTGTTGGCATGGAGCATGGCGGAACAATGCCAGGTACGCTATCCGATGGCCTTGTTTGCGTCCAAGCCACCGTGGGAGAGTAgcagagaagctggagagcacagaagctggagcgCACGACTCGCACCATTTGTCCGGCAGACTGGCCGTGTTCAGTCACCGCCCTGGCAAATAGGCAGTTGAGATTAGGCAGTCGATAACACTCCGTCGATAACGCAAATCCACTCCACCATCTCCGCTCCACCACTTCAATGGCACAGCTTCTGTTGACAGCGACTCACGGGCTCTGGAGAAGCCCGAAGCTTGCGCCAACCGCCCCCACAGCGCCGGGGCTCCAGGGCAGGGCTGAGCggcgctgtggctgctgctgagcgaGCTAGAGCGCTAACTCCATGCCAGACAGCTCGCAGCTAGGCAGACGCAGGGAGCGAATAAGCAGCCGCGGCGCGAGGCCCTCGTGCGTCATCATGTGCTGCTCCCAGCCGTCGCCGGCCAAACCTTGACCTTTCTGCACCGTCTGCCTGACCTCGAATCTGCAGAAGCAAAGCCCGTTGAGCACGCGCCTGGAAAAGGCGAAACCGAAGCTTGTGAGCGCAGAGCTGGGGAGACAATCGTGGACAGTCGTGGACAATCCGCACCTGACCCGACGCCCGGCATCTCAGCTGCCCTGTTCTGGCCCTCGTCCCAGCCAGGCTGGTTGACGCTGCCGATTCGCATCCGCGCCGCATCCTTTTAGGGACGGCGGTGCCTGGCCGACCGCGCTGTTCTGACTCTGCCTTCCTGTCTCGTCCAATAGCTGGCGCGAGGCTACCTGGCATAACCACCGAGAAGCCACATCACCGCCTCACTCTTCCTCCGCTGTTTCGAGCCTCATGTTGGGGTGCTAGGCTTGGCTTCCGTTACATATTAGACTCTTCATCCGTATACTGCAGAATATACCCATCGCAAGATACCGCGGCTCGTTCATGGCTCCTAGCAAGGATACCGACGGGTCCGAGACCAACATACCAGCTCCCGCAGTCGCCATGGGACTCGGCCAAACATCCAAAAGGGCCTCTGCCAGCCTCAAAGATGCCCACCCATCAGGCAAACGGGGCCATGGTAAAGCCATGCAGATATTGCGAGGGCTGGCTTTTACCATTTACTTCCTGACTTGCTGTGTCACGTACGTTTGCTGTTTGCTTTGCTCCATGCCCCCCCTGCTCCCGGCTTTCCGCAATACACGCTGTAATGGGATGGCATCTCACTGACACTCTGGTGCCGCAGCATTGTCATTACGCAGGtccttggctgctggctctACTTTGTCAACCGCGATTTCTACTATGACTACATGTCAATGACCAAGCGACTCTTCGCCATCACGACCATTCTGATGACACAGATCTGGGGTCCGACAACGATCCGGATCAGTGGTGATGAGACGGTGGCGGGAGAAATCCTTCCCACGGAAGGTGGTGGTGTGCAATTCAACTTTCCGGAGCGCATGGTTATGATAGCGAATCATCAGGTAAGACGACCGACCGCCAAGGACAGCAGTGGTCTAGCGGATTCCCACTGCAGCCTGACTCGTTTGCGAGACTACCTGGTTTCATCCCAACTTTGGCGAGGGCTTGTTTGTCAAAGCTGAGCTAACTGGCATCGGCAGATTTATACTGATTGGCTATACCTCTGGTGGTGCGGTTACGTGAACCGGCCTTCTGCGCATGGCCACATATACATTATCCTCAAAGAGTCATTACAGTACATTCCCATTGTTGGCTGGGGCATGAAGTTTTACGGTTTCATCTTCATGTCGAGGAAAATGGCAAAGGATCAGCCCCGGCTTGCCTATCGGCTGGGGAAACTGAAGCAAACCAAGACTGATCCCAACGGCAAGACGTATCGCGTGCCCATGTGGCTACTCCTGTTTCCTGAAGGCACCAACATTTCTGGAAACGGCCGACGAAAGTCTGCGAGCTGGGCGGACAAGAATGGATGGAAAGATCCCGAGCACATGCTGCTCCCTCGCAGCACCGgtagcttcttctgcctaAACGAGCTGAGGGGAACCGTAGACTATGTCTATGACTGCACGGTCGCGTACGAGGGTATTGAGTAAGTGTCTCAATGTGGCATGGGCAatcaaaaagtcaaagcaGCTACTAATTCGTGTTGAAACAGCCGAGGCAAATATGGTGAGGACATCTTCACTCTGGGTAGCACCTACTTTCAAGGCCGCTCGCCCAAGTCGGTCAACTTTTTCTGGCGCAAGTTCAAAATGTCAGACATACCTCTCGACAACGCCGATGAATTTGACCTCTGGCTGCGCAACGAATGGTACAAGAAAGACGCGCTGATGGAACAGTACCTGACAACTGGACGCTTCCCCGCCATGGCCGGATCCAAGGTTGATTTTGTCGAGACCAAGGTCCGTGCGAAGAACCCGTTTGAGATCTTGCAGGTATTCACCATTGTGGGCATTGCTGGCCTTTGCTGGCACAACGTTCAGAGATTTGGCGGCGTGGTTGCCCAGcgctttggctttggtgcGTAGAGACTGGGGGATGAGGTGCTGTTATCTCATGTTTGATGAGAAACATCAATTTCCCTCTGCATCCCCAAGGGCTCATACGACGATTTTGTCGGCTGAGCCTCATTCGTGGTTGTGTATTTTTTCATCAGCGTTTTCACagcatgttttttttttttttggaatgGTTcgggattttcttttcttggatAGTCGATCAGGGCGGAATAACGAGGTGACGAAAGCACAGAATACCAATAAGACTACAGGCGTCCCTTTGGTGCGGAGTTTTTGAAGGGTGTGTTTCTTTAGATGGGCTACTTGCATCATCTGCGAGGAGGGGCTGTACGGACTGGGGTTCCATTTGGCCTAGTCTGGACAGACCCCGATTGCTTTGATTAGGTTGTGTTGGATGCGTTTAGTTGATATTATTGCAGTAAACAAGATTAGGTATAATCAAGCGTCAATATTGAAACACTCTGCTAGGCCCGTGTCTGCCTTGAGAATTGGAGCTGGCTGAAGAGTAGTCGAGATGGATGAAGGCAAGATGAGTGACGAGATACGTGCGCCGAACCATCAGCAGTTGACACAAAGAGACGGCAAGCTTGCAAAGTATGTAGAAATAAGGCCACCAGAGATTGTCAGCAAGATACTAGCGAATCGGGAAATTCCCGTGGCGTCTGCATATTCTTGGCATCGCCCACCTCACATGTCATTTGCTTTTCAGGATTGAGATTTGATATTGAAAAGCTGGAAAGCTGGAAAGCTGACAAAAGAGTGATGAATCCTGGTCCTGGAGAGCGGAACTGGCCAGGGAAGGCCAGGGGAGGGTTGCAGTGAGCCTCGGCAAATTCCCAGTCGGATCGACGTCTTATTGGTGGCGGCAAATGGGGAACGCGGGGGGAGGTGCTCGTCTCTTTTCTAGACTTGTTGGTTGTTTTGTTAGGTTGAAGTGGCGttttggagaagatgggATTATTGAAAGCCAAGACGACTATGCATATGCGGTGTATCCCAATATCTGGGGTGGCAGGCTGGATCTGGGGTGGGTTTTGTTGATAGTCTAGATGCTACGGTTTGAAGTAATGGCATGTCTTGCAGGGCGTAATTTGGCATGACTCTATGGTGTTTTGAACCAGAGGAAGTATTGGGCCTTTGGTGATGTCTTTGCGCCCTACGCCGTTTTATATGAACTAGCAAATTAAAGTTATCTGGCTAGAGGGTTTAGAGTTGTTTAGCTTCCATGTTCCCCGCGAATGAAGATTTTACCGCAAACGGGATGGATGTTCTATTCGCTACGAGAATTATGGCGCTGTTAGTCTGTGCTGTAATTGTGGAAGATTCAACACGCagagagacgagatgagAATGCTGGAAGATACGTATGCAATGAGTAAGTTCGTCACAGCAGGGAGCTGTAAGTTGGAGCGTACCGTATAGTCTAGCAGTCAACTGATGTCTCATCTCGCCCAGACATCCGTCCACTCACCGCAATTCCCAACCACCCCTTTCAACTTTCTGTATCTCTCAGAAACTAGGCATCCATCCTGGAGGCTAGTCGGACCCCGAGACTTTGCCACGACCAAACcttgtatgtatgtatataccGCAGTATCATATATCTCTCTGCCTTACAAGTAGTAGCAGCCCCCTGGTATAAGCATAAAATAGGCTATATGCCAAGAGAGGGGCCTAGAAACAACCCCCCACTGAGTGGATAAGCAACTGGGGGCAACGTCTGGGGAAGATCTCGCTCATTTGGTGATTCTGGTCTTGGCAAAAAGGGCCGATATGGGGCTTGCGGAGGTGATACTCGTCACTTTCCATGGCGTTGCATGAATAACAGGGAGGGGAAAGGAGCAAGGATCTCGGCTCTTGGGTCGTTGTTTTTCGGCTCTTGGGTTTTTTTCTATGTGTGTGTCTAGACTGTTCAGGGCGAATCCCATGATGCGGCTTAGACGCTTGGCCAAGATTGCCTGGTAGCGTAGTGATAGGagtagacttttttttttgtgtaaAAAAATTGAGCATTCAAGCGGCAGAGCTGGGGTAACTCGGAGAGGCTGGTGGGTTCCCAGTCTGGGCAGATGGGATGAAGACGTGTCGAGTCTAGGTATATATTGTCCATGTCGATCCTCGGCCTATCTCCCTGTTTTCGAGTTTACCTAACTTATCTCTTAAAATGAGACAGAATCAAAGACATTTTCTAAATCTTtaactcttcttttttcttttcaagaagaaaacttGACAGTAATCCAATCATGAGTAAAGAAACTCCTCACCTCGAGTCCGAAAAGCAGGGGCTCGAGTACAGCCACATCGACCGCCCGATAAAGGACTCTGAGAGCAACAAGCATCATGTCGCGGCCCTcgaagacgacgactttggctTCACGCAGGCTGAGcagcgcagcatcatccGCCGCATTGACCGCCGCCTGGTCATAACCGTGGGGGCAATGTACTGCGTTAGTTTGATGGACAGGACGAACATGAGCGCTGCGAACATTGCGGGCATGAGCGTCGAGTTGAATCTCATCAATAACCGCTACGTGAGTCTCTATCTGCTCCAACTAATAAATATGTAAAAACTATATGATGTGACTAATTCATCTCAAACTCTAGAACATTGCcaacctcgtcttcttcaccaccTATGTCGTCTTCCAGCCGCCCTCGACCATCCTCATCCGCAAAATCGGCCCCCGGCTGCATCTGGCCTTTATAACTCTCCTGTGGGGCGGCGTCATGATTGGCATGGGCTTTGTCAAGGACTTTGAGCAGCTGGCGGCGCTGAGAACCGTGCTTGGTGTTCTCGAGGCTGGCTTCTTCCCGAGCTGCGTGTACCTGCTGAGCACATGGTATACACGATGTAAGTGGGAGCACCCGTTTGCGTTGCTTGACATTAGTTACTAATGCCGTGTAATTGTGCAGACGAGGTTGGCAAACGGTACTCTGTATTCTACCTCGTCGGCTGCGTCGCCTCTGCCTTTTCCGGCATCCTGGCCTACGGTGTAAGTCAACCTCATCTCCTCACCAGTATCCACACAACATCTCACAGGGCCACAGCTCATGCAACTCAACGGCCGGCAAGGCATCTcgggctggcgctggatctTCATCATCGAAGGCACGCTCACCTGCGCCCTCGGCATCGCCGGCTACTGGCTGCTGGTCGACTTCCCCGACTCGACGCGCCTGACGTGGAACTTCCTCGGCCAAAAGGAGCGCGAATGGATCGTGCACCGCATCCAGCGCGACCGCGGCGACACGCAGGTGCCGCCGTTCAACCTGAAGCAGTTCCTGGGCTCCGGCCTGGACTGGAAGGTCTGGGCGTATGCCATGATGTTCTTCAACACCACGACGCTGACGTACGCGCTGGCCTACACGCTGCCCCTGATCCTCACCAAGGAGCTGCACTTCTCCGTGGGCCAGTCGCAGTGCCTCGTCGCGCCGCCCTACGCCTTCACCGGCCTCGTCATGTTCGCAGCGGCCTATGTCGGCGACAAGCTGCGCGTCCGCGGGcccgtcatcgtcttcaacatGGTGCTCTGCCTCGTCGGCCTCCCCATCATGGGCTGGGCGCCCCACGCCGGCGCGCGCTACTTTggcatcttcctcgtcacGGCCGGCGCAAACAGCAACGTGCCGGCCGTCATGGCGTTTCAGGCCAACAACGTGCGCGGGCAGTGGAAGCGCGCCTTTTGCAGCGCCACGCTCGTGGGCTTTGGCGGGCTGGGCGGCATTGCGGGCAGTCTGGTGTTTCGCACGCAGGACGCGGCGACGGGGTACAAGCCGGGCATGTACACGTGCATCACCACTGCCTTTCTGAACATTGTGCTGGTGGGCTTGACGGGGCTGGATTTCAGGAGGTTGAACAAAAAGGCGGATGAGCAGGGCGTTGCGCTGGAGGCTCATGATGTAAGTGCCCGATGTACCATGTTTACTCTTGATATTGTGAAACAGAAGCTGACTCGATACTAGGAGGACGCGAGTCCCGATTTCCGATACACTTATTGATTTGCTATGTACTTGGCTTGACGCTCAGATGCTGGGATGGAATGTGTCACGGCCCTGTTGTTTGTCTGGATAGTCTGGGAATCTAGCtatttccatctccatgctAGTGCTATCCCGTAAGGAAACATGAAACGTTGAATTCAGCAAGTTTTGACTCATTCACACATCAAGTGCCTGAATCAGAGGCTGCAGAGGTACACATGGTGATCATAGCTGCCGCCCAAGTGTCATGTCCATGTCATTGCGTAGCCCTCTGGTGCTTTTTGACACTGAATCGGAAACATGCCAGGCAATCAAAAGTTTTCTCCTCTGATTTCATGTCTCCACAGAATACCTCAGCCTCAGAAGGCAGGGGTTGCCCAGATGGGCGGCCTAGTACTGAAAGTTGGTAGCAGGGCTTCGTATATGCAGGGGGCCTGTTTTCCCTTTGTTTGTTTGGCATTCTAATTTCGGATGtggcagcatcaaccagGTGTGTTTTCACATTCGGTATACTCTTTTGGTGAAATGAGTAGGCATTGCGTTCTACGCTTATTGATGCTACGGTCTTCTTTACAAAGACCGCTGTGTAGGAGGGCAAAGGTATTCATGTTAACATTGTAGATTTAGACGTGTATCTAGATATGTGATTCACGAGTTTCTTGTTGCGAGTTGGAATCGGCTAATTCCTGATTCTGTTCTTAAAATTGCTGCAGTGATTCTGATACATGCATTTCGTCGTCCATCAGGATACAATTATATAGACAAATACAGCATATTATTCCCATCGCATCTACACAACTCCGCTTGTCAAGCAGAAGCGACCAAACCAAAGGCTTCCTCTCCCATACCGCAAACCAAAATGTTCCCCGATGACTTCTGGcccattctcttcttcggctccagctccatctgcaTCGGCATCTTCGCCTGTCTCACCTTCACAGTCTTTAGCATTCTATATGAGCGCCGGGCCGCAGATGGGGTGACTCACACAGTCGAAGATGATTCTTCCGCGGAAAGCTACTATACGTTTGAACGGTCTTTCGACGGGTCTTTTGACGACTTTGCCTCGGCAAGTGGACAAAGGAGGGCTTCCATTACGCCCAGGAAACCTTTGAAGCAGCAAGGCAAGGTGCTACATACGGCCACTACTGGGCGCGATTTCCGTTTAAGCCACTCTGGTAGTTAACTACAAGGTTCGTGGGAGTGACAGAGAGCTAACATGTACAGGGCCGTCAATTTGAAAGAGTCGTGTCGATTTGATTAATCGTTATGCAAAAGAGACTACTGAATATGCGACGGGAAAGTAAAAGAATACAAACGCTATATCTAATAACCATTTAATCTATGCGATTTATGCCGAAAACACCTTTTGCACCTTGCCCGTGATTGTACCAATCTTTCcgattctcttctccaatgcATTCTTCAGCGGCGTTTTAGCCTTGATGTAATCTACCAATACCTCATCCAGCGTATCTAATACAACAAAGTCATCCCTCTTTGGCACAATATTGTCTCCACCTGTAGCAACGAAATCCACAGACACAATGATATACTTTGTATCAGGGTCGATTCTCTGGCCAGAGATCCTCGCATCGACGAGCATATGCCCAGGGCCTTTTGACGGATCATGTTGGACCTGGAGATTATGCGATACTTGGATCCCAGACGATAGCTTCTGGTTGTTGAATTGGTTTACCCCGGATACAGCGCCTTCGAGAATCTTGAGCAGGTCGGCACCCGAGTATGTCAGTTGAACAACGGCGTTACTAAAGGGGAACGACGTAATGACCTGGCCCCGGGTGATGTTGCCGGCGTCAATGGTTGCTCGAACGCCCTTTGCATTGAAGAATGCAAAGCTCGGCCTCTGTTCCTCTTGTGCATTCGCGGTGAGATTGTAGACATACTCAAATGCAGCATCGGCCATGACTTCACCCAAGAGGCAGTCGCCGCTTTGACAGGCCGTCTGGTCAAGAGTGTTTTCCGTAGTTCCCACAACCTCGTTGGCGTAATCCTCAAATGGGCCTCGCCACGCTGTAACCTTGGCCTGAAGATCAGATTCTAGCTTGGTCGTGTTGTCCATGTGGATCGGCGCGCCATGGTAAATGAGCGCCTTGCCGTCGTCATCGAAAGAAACATCAATGGAGCCAAGATATTCTCCCCAGCGGTACGACGTGACGATGAAAACTTCATTACCGGTAAGATCCTCCACAATGGTTGGATACTTGCCCTCTGCGCCATCCATGTCTCCCAGGAGCGTGTGGCTGTGCCCCCCCGATGATGAGAGACAGCCCTTCTGTCTGCGCCGCCAGCTGCTGGTCCACGTCGTAGCCAATATGTGTCAAAGCCACAATGCGCCTGATGTTTGTCGTGTTGCGAATCTCCCAAATGGCCTTTTGAACCTCTTGAGCGGGATCAAGAAACTTGGTCAAGGGGCCGACGTGTGAAATCGTAGGCGTAGTCGGAGTCGATGCCCCAATGATGGCCAAGCCATACTCCTCAAAGATGTGATAGTTTTTTATCGTGTCTTTGAGGTCAGAATACTCGCTCTTCACATTACAAGACACCACCGGAAATGTGAGGTTCTTCAAAAATACTCCAAGCTTCTCATCCCCGCCATCCCACTCGTGATTCCCCAGCGTCATGGCGTCGAACTCGAGATCATTCATCGTCTCGGCAATCTTCTCTCCGCCGTAAAACGAGTAAAACATGGTGCCCTGGAATTCATCGCCGGCGTTCAGCCACAGATGGCTGGGATGCCGAGCACGCAGCTCGCTGACTTTTGTCTTGATGCGGGCGTAGCCACCGAAGCAGCCTTTGCTGGGATCCGTGCAATCTGTTCCCGCTTTCACATATTGGTCAAGATGAGCGTGAACATCGTTGACGTGGAAGAAGGCTAACACACTGATGTGTAAGTACGATATCGTTtgataggtaggtagaaAAAGTGTAGAGGAGCCTTACAGACGTTGTAGTGCCTTTCATCATCGAGAGCTCTCTTAGCCAGCCGCCTGCTATAGAGAACATCgtctgcagctgcatatCCCGCCGCAAAAGCCGACAGTAAGAACGACGCCTTCATGATGTCTATAATGCTGCTTCTTATTTTCTATGCATTCCACCACTCGCAGCTTATCAGGCGTCTCCTCTGCTTATCGCGATGGCAATCGGCCAAGGGAGACCCACGACAAAAGAGCAAATGTGCGCAAAACTCACTCACCAAACAAGACTTCTCCAgcctcaacaacaacaagaatCGTGTAAGAGATGAAATGAGAGAGCCATCTCTTCTGACCCGCGCCTTTAGAAAGGCTGGACGGCCACGAGAGGCTTAAAGAATGGGGCTTGTGTCGCCAAAGGCCCACGTGGGTATGTCACGTCACAGTGCGTGATACAGTGTCAGTTTGGACTGCGCATGTATTCAGCTGAGAGCGATatcagcagcgccaccaTCCATACGTATTTTTTTGCctcagcatcatccatcaGATCGTAAGTAGCTGAAATTTAGTAGAGATGATTTAAACAACAGCGTaatctcaacatcaacgGCGTTTGCCAAATAGATGATGGTAATCCGGCACTGTGTCAGATACGACCAATATACGCATGTCTTGGATTTGCCTTTGCGCCAGCACTAGCAATCTAGCCCCGCAGGTTGGATAAGATGACAGTtcggtacatgtacttggtCTAGATAGAATCAGTGATCAATTTACATGCTGATCTGGGCATCTCCTTCAAATGCTCAGAGATCTGGAGCTGATATGGTGAATGCTTTTCTAAGATGAATAGCCCACTTCGCCCCACCCGGCATTATGATAACGACACCACCGCCGGGCATAATAGAACAATGATAAAGCTTGTATTCATGCTTCTATCCTCCTAAATGCGCAAAGTCTTTGGAAAGTCGTGAGCTAATAGGCCATGTGCGTATATTCAGCAACCTGATATACGGAGTCTGGCACATGAGTCCAGTCGTTACACATCGCTCAAAGCCGGTTGTGTCTGCATCTCCGACATGCCCACATTAAACAACCGCCACACTGATATAGGAATTGAGGCATCCACTGCTCGCATATTTCACATCGGCGATTGCCATCAATGCTTTGCCAAGAAAGATGATTGCAATCAGCAGGCTCAACGTACACTGGTCTCAGTCGTTGGCGTGGTGCTGCCCGCAGTAATCGATGCGTGTCGACTAATCGATGCGTGTCGACTAATCGATGCGTGTCGACTAATCGATGCGTGTCGACTAATCGAGCTTCATGCCAAAGGGGACAGCTGCATTGCCTCCATTGCACGCCGCAGTTGTAGCAAAATTCGGCTTTGCAGCGACAAGCTGGCAGATTGTTAGCTAAATAGAGCCCTGCAGAGATTCAAATAGCCAAAGCTTACTTATATGATTGCATCCTGTCGTGAGCTCGACCATTCTGCGGCACGAGTAGCATCTCTGCCACCTTTTCTCAACTGCTGCATTGAGAagctcttttgtctctttatCGTCAGGGCAGTCTAAATTCTCATGATATGGCTCCTTGCAGATGGAACAAGTCTTGCTGTGGCAAATTTTGCATGTAGCCACATCGTCTTTAATGTACTGAGGAGGAATGAACTTTAAGCAAATGGACATGTAACAGTATGTCCTGTCCGACGTATCGTACTCCAACACTTTCTCTCGATACTGCTCAAGTAGCTCCGCAGGCAAAAAACTCTCGGTAGCTTCGAGAAGCATATtctggctgcagcatcgGGGCGGGAACAACGACTCGTCGACCATGGCAGACTTGAAGAGGTCCATTACACATTTGTGGCAGTATATATGGGAGCAAGGGGACTCCATAGTTCTCAAGAGAGGAACATCCGTCATGCAGGCAACACATTGTCGCTGCTCACTGGGTGCTTTCGGCAAGCTATCCTGAACTTTCAGCTCGGGTGAAGGTGAAGACTTATTGACCAAAGGCTTGACATCATCGTTC
This portion of the Trichoderma atroviride chromosome 6, complete sequence genome encodes:
- a CDS encoding uncharacterized protein (EggNog:ENOG41~TransMembrane:2 (i57-80o179-197i)); translated protein: MAPSKDTDGSETNIPAPAVAMGLGQTSKRASASLKDAHPSGKRGHGKAMQILRGLAFTIYFLTCCVTIVITQVLGCWLYFVNRDFYYDYMSMTKRLFAITTILMTQIWGPTTIRISGDETVAGEILPTEGGGVQFNFPERMVMIANHQIYTDWLYLWWCGYVNRPSAHGHIYIILKESLQYIPIVGWGMKFYGFIFMSRKMAKDQPRLAYRLGKLKQTKTDPNGKTYRVPMWLLLFPEGTNISGNGRRKSASWADKNGWKDPEHMLLPRSTGSFFCLNELRGTVDYVYDCTVAYEGIDRGKYGEDIFTLGSTYFQGRSPKSVNFFWRKFKMSDIPLDNADEFDLWLRNEWYKKDALMEQYLTTGRFPAMAGSKVDFVETKVRAKNPFEILQVFTIVGIAGLCWHNVQRFGGVVAQRFGFGA
- a CDS encoding uncharacterized protein (EggNog:ENOG41~TransMembrane:12 (i60-78o98-119i126-145o157-176i188-207o219-241i293-314o334-351i358-379o385-405i417-438o450-470i)); translated protein: MSKETPHLESEKQGLEYSHIDRPIKDSESNKHHVAALEDDDFGFTQAEQRSIIRRIDRRLVITVGAMYCVSLMDRTNMSAANIAGMSVELNLINNRYNIANLVFFTTYVVFQPPSTILIRKIGPRLHLAFITLLWGGVMIGMGFVKDFEQLAALRTVLGVLEAGFFPSCVYLLSTWYTRYEVGKRYSVFYLVGCVASAFSGILAYGLMQLNGRQGISGWRWIFIIEGTLTCALGIAGYWLLVDFPDSTRLTWNFLGQKEREWIVHRIQRDRGDTQVPPFNLKQFLGSGLDWKVWAYAMMFFNTTTLTYALAYTLPLILTKELHFSVGQSQCLVAPPYAFTGLVMFAAAYVGDKLRVRGPVIVFNMVLCLVGLPIMGWAPHAGARYFGIFLVTAGANSNVPAVMAFQANNVRGQWKRAFCSATLVGFGGLGGIAGSLVFRTQDAATGYKPGMYTCITTAFLNIVLVGLTGLDFRRLNKKADEQGVALEAHDEDASPDFRYTY
- a CDS encoding uncharacterized protein (EggNog:ENOG41~TransMembrane:1 (o6-34i)), with translation MFPDDFWPILFFGSSSICIGIFACLTFTVFSILYERRAADGVTHTVEDDSSAESYYTFERSFDGSFDDFASASGQRRASITPRKPLKQQGKVLHTATTGRDFRLSHSGS
- a CDS encoding uncharacterized protein (EggNog:ENOG41), yielding MAAGIDEQSLRLGIYLQAQDAAALIKGKQREDEQPPDVEFAAELYKCELQSLHTFYSDRALCRRLGGLGLEDDGPLRDRATEVQPAIKKPKTTALDEIASARSSQSLTPATGSSVSDCAKGTAKETAKETAKKTAKQSNGKAASLPSSKNLTSDTSTSVKIADETTTSPAKPWNDDVKPLVNKSSPSPELKVQDSLPKAPSEQRQCVACMTDVPLLRTMESPCSHIYCHKCVMDLFKSAMVDESLFPPRCCSQNMLLEATESFLPAELLEQYREKVLEYDTSDRTYCYMSICLKFIPPQYIKDDVATCKICHSKTCSICKEPYHENLDCPDDKETKELLNAAVEKRWQRCYSCRRMVELTTGCNHITCRCKAEFCYNCGVQWRQCSCPLWHEARLVDTHRLVDTHRLVDTHRLVDTHRLLRAAPRQRLRPVYVEPADCNHLSWQSIDGNRRCEICEQWMPQFLYQCGGCLMWACRRCRHNRL